The nucleotide window ACGCATAATGCGCGCCTTCGGCCTCTGGCGCGTGGAAAGAGGAGCGGCCAAAGAGGTGAAAGCGCAGGCAGTCGCCCGCTTCCAGCCGCCACTGCTGGTCATTCATGCTGAACACCAGCACACCTGCAAGCATCCAGATGTGTTGTTCTATCCCTTCCACCGGCGGCGCATCATATTCAATCTTTGCACCGCTTATCAGCCTTCCCTCTACCAGCTCGCCGTGAAAGTTGCCGGCGGGTGGCGAAATGCTCCGCCGGTGATAGCCATTCTCGTGGTCCTGCCAGACGCTCTGCTGGTGGCGGCGTAAATGCTGCGGCCCCGGCTCTTCCACCTCACTTAACAGCCGGGACATGGTTAACCCATATGCGATGCATAAACGGTTCATTAAAGAGGCTGTAGGGCTGGTCTCGGCGCGTTCGATGCGCGACAGCGAGGCTCTGCTGATGCCGGTAATCTCGGCCAGCGTCTCCAGCGACCACCCTTTATCGACCCTGAGCGACGCAAGACGTTGGGCAAGACGGTGTTCAGTAGAAGAAGGTTCAGACATGGATTTCTCATTTAAGGGAATTATTCTCTTAAATGAGATCTACAGGGTTTAAGGCGCAGTATCAACTTGTACAGTAAAATAATAGTTGTACAGCAATCAAGAGTCCGCTACGGTAGACTGAGTGGTAAGGATGAGAGGAACTGCATGGCATTGTACAGTATTGGTGATGTAGCCGTACGCTGCGGGATGAATCCCGTCACCCTTCGGGCGTGGCAGCGCCGTTACGGCTTACTGAAGCCACAGCGGACCGAGGGCGGTCACCGTCAGTTTGATGACGAAGATATTCAGCGTATTGAGGAGATCAAACGCTGGATCGAGAGCGGCGTGCCGGTAGGCAAGGTCAAGGCGTTGCTTGAGGGAGAAAATGTTAACGTCCATGATGGATGGGTCAAGCTGCAGGAAGAGATGATGGCTGTGCTTCGCCACGTCAGGCCCGCTAAACTCCGGGTTAAAATTGCGGCCATTGGTCGTGAACATCCGGCTGATGCCCTCATCGATCACGTCTTTATTCCTATCCGGCAGCGCCTTGGACTGGATCAGAACACGGCACGCACCATGTGCAGCCTGCTTGATGGCGCTCTTATCGATTA belongs to Erwinia pyri and includes:
- a CDS encoding helix-turn-helix domain-containing protein, whose product is MSEPSSTEHRLAQRLASLRVDKGWSLETLAEITGISRASLSRIERAETSPTASLMNRLCIAYGLTMSRLLSEVEEPGPQHLRRHQQSVWQDHENGYHRRSISPPAGNFHGELVEGRLISGAKIEYDAPPVEGIEQHIWMLAGVLVFSMNDQQWRLEAGDCLRFHLFGRSSFHAPEAEGAHYALVVCR
- a CDS encoding MerR family transcriptional regulator, whose protein sequence is MALYSIGDVAVRCGMNPVTLRAWQRRYGLLKPQRTEGGHRQFDDEDIQRIEEIKRWIESGVPVGKVKALLEGENVNVHDGWVKLQEEMMAVLRHVRPAKLRVKIAAIGREHPADALIDHVFIPIRQRLGLDQNTARTMCSLLDGALIDYVVFCLTGSRKKPGKDALLIGWANEDRTRLWLEAWRLSQQGWRVDVLAEPLEMPRPELFPGQKLFIFTGKSLTHRQQEQLSHWQEQGFAITHLPGSTG